A section of the Salmo salar chromosome ssa05, Ssal_v3.1, whole genome shotgun sequence genome encodes:
- the LOC106605099 gene encoding zinc finger protein 570: MLLGVATRLAFLKMSKIELLRLFLNERLTAAADEIFGTIEKTIVEYQEEVSRTKEENSRLRGMLRLQKTDPQPLTVSDEDLTAEQQHSEQQWSPSLEQDGLEATQIKKEQEELRTSRREEQLQWLESGTKDFTFSPSCLKSSYDPIQNPTHSSHLHQVQSEESRENPTHSSHLDQIQSETNSENPNQSSYLHQIESEEDGENPAAQSSYLYQIQSQENREKPWQCRVCDKCFSNIHHLKAHVRSHTGERPYKCPICRKCFMTTSALNRHQTIHTDGKPFRCNYCGKSFKWMNSLGRHIRITHERENI, translated from the exons ATGTTACTTGGGGTAGCTACTCGACTAGCATTcctcaaaatgtcaaaaatagaGTTGCTGAGATTGTTTCTCAACGAAAGATTGACAGCTGCTGCTGATGAGATATTTGGGACAATTGAAAAGACAATTGTAGAGTACCAGGAAGAAGTTTCCCGCACGAAAGAGGAGAACAGCCGTCTACGGGGGATGCTAAGGTTACAAAAAACAG ACCCCCAGCCGCTGACTGTCTCTGACGAGGATCTAACCGCTGAGCAGCAGCACAGTGAGCAGCAGTGGAGCCCAAGTCTGGAACAGGATGGTCTAGAGGCCACACAGATTAAAAAGGAGCAGGAGGAACTCCGGACCAGTCGGAGGGAAGAGCAACTTCAATGGCTAGAGTCTGGTACCAAAGACTTCACATTCAGTCCTTCCTGTTTGAAAAGTAGCTATGATCCAATTCAGAACCCAACTCATTCGTCACATCTTCACCAAGTACAAAGTGAGGAAAGCAGAGAGAACCCAACTCATTCATCACATCTTGACCAAATACAAAGTGAGACTAACAGTGAGAACCCAAATCAGTCCTCATACCTTCACCAAATAGAAAGTGAGGAAGACGGAGAGAACCCAGCAGCTCAGTCCTCATATCTTTACCAAATACAAAGTCAGGAAAACCGAGAGAAGCCATGGCAATGCCGTGTTTGTGACAAATGTTTCAGCAATATTCATCATCTGAAAGCGCACGTGAGGAGTCACACAGGGGAGAGACCATATAAGTGTCCTATATGTAGAAAATGCTTTATGACAACAAGCGCATTGAATAGGCATCAGACAATTCACACTGACGGAAAACCGTTTAGGTGTAATTATTGTGGCAAATCCTTCAAATGGATGAACTCCCTTGGAAGGCACATAAGGATTACCCACGAGAGGGAGAATATATGA
- the LOC106605101 gene encoding prenylated Rab acceptor protein 1 isoform X4, whose product MDSKAGDLFSAEPADAAGSGGVVGNLPTWLSALPHRLWLPKGLSASVAKEWFDRRRATIRPWAGFVDHRKFTKPRNFGELCQRVVRNFDTYNSNYTFIFLGLILYCIISSPMLLIALAVFVGAFYIIHLKSLESKLVVFGKEVTGPHQLGLAGAVSFPVFWLAGAGAAVFWVLGATMFVIGSHAAFRELEGGSEMEELFMEPV is encoded by the exons ATGGACTCCAAGGCAGGGGATCTCTTCAGTGCTGAGCCAGCCGACGCTGCTGGATCCGGAGGTGTCGTGGGAAA TTTACCAACCTGGCTTTCTGCCTTGCCTCACAGGCTGTGGCTGCCCAAAGGCCTCTCGGCCAGTGTGGCCAAGGAGTGGTTTGATCGTCGCCGCGCGACAATCCGTCCCTGGGCTGGCTTCGTGGATCATAGGAAGTTCACCAAGCCCCGCAACTTTGGTGAACTGTGCCAGAGGGTGGTGCGCAACTTTGACACCTACAACAGCAACTACACCTTCATCTTCCTCGGCCTCATCCTCTACTGCAT TATCAGCTCTCCCATGCTGCTGATTGCTTTGGCAGTGTTTGTTGGTGCCTTCTACATCATCCACCTCAAGTCCCTGGAGTCTAAACTGGTCGTCTTTG GAAAAGAGGTGACCGGACCTCACCAATTGGGTCTGGCTGGGGCGGTCTCTTTCCCTGTGTTCTGGTTGGCTGGTGCAGGAGCTGCAGTGTTTTGGGTCCTGG GGGCGACGATGTTTGTGATTGGCTCTCACGCTGCCTTCCGAGAGCTGGAGGGAGGATCGGAAATGGAGGAGCTCTTCATGGAGCCTGTGTGA
- the LOC106605101 gene encoding prenylated Rab acceptor protein 1 isoform X5: MDSKAGDLFSAEPADAAGSGGVVGNLPLKELDGLWLPKGLSASVAKEWFDRRRATIRPWAGFVDHRKFTKPRNFGELCQRVVRNFDTYNSNYTFIFLGLILYCIISSPMLLIALAVFVGAFYIIHLKSLESKLVVFGKEVTGPHQLGLAGAVSFPVFWLAGAGAAVFWVLGATMFVIGSHAAFRELEGGSEMEELFMEPV, encoded by the exons ATGGACTCCAAGGCAGGGGATCTCTTCAGTGCTGAGCCAGCCGACGCTGCTGGATCCGGAGGTGTCGTGGGAAA CCTACCACTAAAGGAACTAGATGG GCTGTGGCTGCCCAAAGGCCTCTCGGCCAGTGTGGCCAAGGAGTGGTTTGATCGTCGCCGCGCGACAATCCGTCCCTGGGCTGGCTTCGTGGATCATAGGAAGTTCACCAAGCCCCGCAACTTTGGTGAACTGTGCCAGAGGGTGGTGCGCAACTTTGACACCTACAACAGCAACTACACCTTCATCTTCCTCGGCCTCATCCTCTACTGCAT TATCAGCTCTCCCATGCTGCTGATTGCTTTGGCAGTGTTTGTTGGTGCCTTCTACATCATCCACCTCAAGTCCCTGGAGTCTAAACTGGTCGTCTTTG GAAAAGAGGTGACCGGACCTCACCAATTGGGTCTGGCTGGGGCGGTCTCTTTCCCTGTGTTCTGGTTGGCTGGTGCAGGAGCTGCAGTGTTTTGGGTCCTGG GGGCGACGATGTTTGTGATTGGCTCTCACGCTGCCTTCCGAGAGCTGGAGGGAGGATCGGAAATGGAGGAGCTCTTCATGGAGCCTGTGTGA
- the LOC106605101 gene encoding prenylated Rab acceptor protein 1 isoform X6, producing MDSKAGDLFSAEPADAAGSGGVVGKLWLPKGLSASVAKEWFDRRRATIRPWAGFVDHRKFTKPRNFGELCQRVVRNFDTYNSNYTFIFLGLILYCIISSPMLLIALAVFVGAFYIIHLKSLESKLVVFGKEVTGPHQLGLAGAVSFPVFWLAGAGAAVFWVLGATMFVIGSHAAFRELEGGSEMEELFMEPV from the exons ATGGACTCCAAGGCAGGGGATCTCTTCAGTGCTGAGCCAGCCGACGCTGCTGGATCCGGAGGTGTCGTGGGAAA GCTGTGGCTGCCCAAAGGCCTCTCGGCCAGTGTGGCCAAGGAGTGGTTTGATCGTCGCCGCGCGACAATCCGTCCCTGGGCTGGCTTCGTGGATCATAGGAAGTTCACCAAGCCCCGCAACTTTGGTGAACTGTGCCAGAGGGTGGTGCGCAACTTTGACACCTACAACAGCAACTACACCTTCATCTTCCTCGGCCTCATCCTCTACTGCAT TATCAGCTCTCCCATGCTGCTGATTGCTTTGGCAGTGTTTGTTGGTGCCTTCTACATCATCCACCTCAAGTCCCTGGAGTCTAAACTGGTCGTCTTTG GAAAAGAGGTGACCGGACCTCACCAATTGGGTCTGGCTGGGGCGGTCTCTTTCCCTGTGTTCTGGTTGGCTGGTGCAGGAGCTGCAGTGTTTTGGGTCCTGG GGGCGACGATGTTTGTGATTGGCTCTCACGCTGCCTTCCGAGAGCTGGAGGGAGGATCGGAAATGGAGGAGCTCTTCATGGAGCCTGTGTGA
- the LOC106605101 gene encoding prenylated Rab acceptor protein 1 isoform X3 has product MKSGVPKGENCLVDMDSKAGDLFSAEPADAAGSGGVVGKLWLPKGLSASVAKEWFDRRRATIRPWAGFVDHRKFTKPRNFGELCQRVVRNFDTYNSNYTFIFLGLILYCIISSPMLLIALAVFVGAFYIIHLKSLESKLVVFGKEVTGPHQLGLAGAVSFPVFWLAGAGAAVFWVLGATMFVIGSHAAFRELEGGSEMEELFMEPV; this is encoded by the exons ATGAAATCTGGTGTCCCAAAGGGTGAGAACTGCCTTGTAGACATGGACTCCAAGGCAGGGGATCTCTTCAGTGCTGAGCCAGCCGACGCTGCTGGATCCGGAGGTGTCGTGGGAAA GCTGTGGCTGCCCAAAGGCCTCTCGGCCAGTGTGGCCAAGGAGTGGTTTGATCGTCGCCGCGCGACAATCCGTCCCTGGGCTGGCTTCGTGGATCATAGGAAGTTCACCAAGCCCCGCAACTTTGGTGAACTGTGCCAGAGGGTGGTGCGCAACTTTGACACCTACAACAGCAACTACACCTTCATCTTCCTCGGCCTCATCCTCTACTGCAT TATCAGCTCTCCCATGCTGCTGATTGCTTTGGCAGTGTTTGTTGGTGCCTTCTACATCATCCACCTCAAGTCCCTGGAGTCTAAACTGGTCGTCTTTG GAAAAGAGGTGACCGGACCTCACCAATTGGGTCTGGCTGGGGCGGTCTCTTTCCCTGTGTTCTGGTTGGCTGGTGCAGGAGCTGCAGTGTTTTGGGTCCTGG GGGCGACGATGTTTGTGATTGGCTCTCACGCTGCCTTCCGAGAGCTGGAGGGAGGATCGGAAATGGAGGAGCTCTTCATGGAGCCTGTGTGA
- the LOC106605101 gene encoding prenylated Rab acceptor protein 1 isoform X2, which produces MKSGVPKGENCLVDMDSKAGDLFSAEPADAAGSGGVVGNLPLKELDGLWLPKGLSASVAKEWFDRRRATIRPWAGFVDHRKFTKPRNFGELCQRVVRNFDTYNSNYTFIFLGLILYCIISSPMLLIALAVFVGAFYIIHLKSLESKLVVFGKEVTGPHQLGLAGAVSFPVFWLAGAGAAVFWVLGATMFVIGSHAAFRELEGGSEMEELFMEPV; this is translated from the exons ATGAAATCTGGTGTCCCAAAGGGTGAGAACTGCCTTGTAGACATGGACTCCAAGGCAGGGGATCTCTTCAGTGCTGAGCCAGCCGACGCTGCTGGATCCGGAGGTGTCGTGGGAAA CCTACCACTAAAGGAACTAGATGG GCTGTGGCTGCCCAAAGGCCTCTCGGCCAGTGTGGCCAAGGAGTGGTTTGATCGTCGCCGCGCGACAATCCGTCCCTGGGCTGGCTTCGTGGATCATAGGAAGTTCACCAAGCCCCGCAACTTTGGTGAACTGTGCCAGAGGGTGGTGCGCAACTTTGACACCTACAACAGCAACTACACCTTCATCTTCCTCGGCCTCATCCTCTACTGCAT TATCAGCTCTCCCATGCTGCTGATTGCTTTGGCAGTGTTTGTTGGTGCCTTCTACATCATCCACCTCAAGTCCCTGGAGTCTAAACTGGTCGTCTTTG GAAAAGAGGTGACCGGACCTCACCAATTGGGTCTGGCTGGGGCGGTCTCTTTCCCTGTGTTCTGGTTGGCTGGTGCAGGAGCTGCAGTGTTTTGGGTCCTGG GGGCGACGATGTTTGTGATTGGCTCTCACGCTGCCTTCCGAGAGCTGGAGGGAGGATCGGAAATGGAGGAGCTCTTCATGGAGCCTGTGTGA
- the LOC106605100 gene encoding zinc finger and SCAN domain-containing protein 2: MSKIQMLRVFLNQRLTVAAEEIFGAVEKTIAEYQEEVSRSKEENDRLQNILDIVIKPEIKLQRADLQQLTVLEEEVHPEQQPCEQDWSPSLGQEDSKPIRVKKEQEELKKQLQWLESDTREFIFDPFCVSDYDQDPTQSLQIQSEENRERDSQPNMVTGQIKIESDGEDYRISEPTCSSAQSKKSEHVNGMESKGAQSVLKSHKPKTTRKQKRKQTYSSANGMKCTPCSCKVCGRSFRYKRPFFNHVQSHAHIEDKEHPCGVCGKHLDSKESMKDHLQTHVVAEPEFCHVCGKMFTTKLRLKKHMRVHTGEKPYRCDDCGRCFSDAANLIGHKRTHTGEKPYCCQECGQGFTQSGHLVLHRRRHTGEKPYLCSVCGKSFSTRSNYTGHMRVHTGEKPYSCHDCSKCFSNTANLSAHRRIHTGEKPYCCDYCGKGFAQNGNLKMHMKTHRK, encoded by the exons atgtctaaaatacAGATGTTGAGAGTGTTTCTCAACCAGCGGTTAACTGTGGCTGCTGAGGAGATATTTGGGGCAGTTGAAAAAACGATAGCGGAGTACCAGGAAGAGGTTTCCCGTTCGAAAGAGGAGAACGACCGTCTACAGAATATTCTTGACATCGTTATTAAACCTGAGATAAAGTTACAAAGAGCAG ACCTCCAGCAGCTCACTGTATTGGAAGAGGAGGTTCACCCTGAGCAGCAGCCCTGTGAGCAGGACTGGAGCCCTAGTCTTGGACAGGAGGACAGCAAGCCCATAAGGGTAAAAAAGGAGCAGGAGGAACTCAAAAAGCAACTtcagtggctggagtctgacaccaGAGAGTTCATATTTGATCCTTTCTGTGTAAGTGATTATGATCAGGACCCAACTCAGTCCTTGCAAATCCAAAGTGAGGAAAATAGGGAGAGAGACTCTCAACCAAACATGGTAACTGGACAGATAAAAATAGAATCTGATGGAGAGGACTACAGAATATCAGAACCAACCTGTTCTTCAGCTCAGAGTAAAAAGAGTGAACATGTCAATGGGATGGAAAGCAAAGGAGCGCagtctgttttaaagtcacacaAACCAAAGAccacaagaaaacaaaaaagaaaacaaacttATAGCAGTGCAAATGGCATGAAATGTACTCCATGTTCTTGTAAGGTTTGTGGGAGGTCTTTTCGGTACAAGCGTCCCTTTTTTAATCATGTGCAAAGTCATGCACATATAGAGGATAAAGAACAtccctgtggtgtgtgtggaaAGCACCTAGATTCTAAAGAGAGTATGAAAGATCACCTCCAAACTCATGTCGTAGCTGAGCCTGAGTTTTGTCATGTTTGTGGTAAAATGTTCACCACGAAGCTTAGGCTGAAAAAGCACATGAgggttcacacaggagagaaaccataccgCTGTGATGATTGTGGCAGGTGTTTCAGCGATGCCGCCAATTTGATCGGACACAAAAGGACTCACACCGGCGAGAAACCATATTGCTGCCAGGAATGTGGCCAAGGATTCACTCAAAGTGGACATCTGGTTTTGcacaggaggagacatactggGGAGAAGCCATATCTCTGTTCCGTTTGTGGCAAAAGTTTCAGCACCAGATCAAATTACACAGGACACATGAGagttcacacaggggagaaaccataCAGCTGCCATGATTGTAGCAAATGTTTCAGCAATACTGCTAATCTGAGCGCGCACAGGAGGATTCATACAGGGGAGAAACCATATTGTTGTGATTATTGTGGCAAAGGATTTGCTCAGAATGGAAATCTTAAAATGCACATGAAGACACACAGGAAATAA
- the LOC106605101 gene encoding prenylated Rab acceptor protein 1 isoform X1, which translates to MKSGVPKGENCLVDMDSKAGDLFSAEPADAAGSGGVVGNLPTWLSALPHRLWLPKGLSASVAKEWFDRRRATIRPWAGFVDHRKFTKPRNFGELCQRVVRNFDTYNSNYTFIFLGLILYCIISSPMLLIALAVFVGAFYIIHLKSLESKLVVFGKEVTGPHQLGLAGAVSFPVFWLAGAGAAVFWVLGATMFVIGSHAAFRELEGGSEMEELFMEPV; encoded by the exons ATGAAATCTGGTGTCCCAAAGGGTGAGAACTGCCTTGTAGACATGGACTCCAAGGCAGGGGATCTCTTCAGTGCTGAGCCAGCCGACGCTGCTGGATCCGGAGGTGTCGTGGGAAA TTTACCAACCTGGCTTTCTGCCTTGCCTCACAGGCTGTGGCTGCCCAAAGGCCTCTCGGCCAGTGTGGCCAAGGAGTGGTTTGATCGTCGCCGCGCGACAATCCGTCCCTGGGCTGGCTTCGTGGATCATAGGAAGTTCACCAAGCCCCGCAACTTTGGTGAACTGTGCCAGAGGGTGGTGCGCAACTTTGACACCTACAACAGCAACTACACCTTCATCTTCCTCGGCCTCATCCTCTACTGCAT TATCAGCTCTCCCATGCTGCTGATTGCTTTGGCAGTGTTTGTTGGTGCCTTCTACATCATCCACCTCAAGTCCCTGGAGTCTAAACTGGTCGTCTTTG GAAAAGAGGTGACCGGACCTCACCAATTGGGTCTGGCTGGGGCGGTCTCTTTCCCTGTGTTCTGGTTGGCTGGTGCAGGAGCTGCAGTGTTTTGGGTCCTGG GGGCGACGATGTTTGTGATTGGCTCTCACGCTGCCTTCCGAGAGCTGGAGGGAGGATCGGAAATGGAGGAGCTCTTCATGGAGCCTGTGTGA